In bacterium YEK0313, one genomic interval encodes:
- the dctD_2 gene encoding C4-dicarboxylate transport transcriptional regulatory protein DctD: protein MNDKLTVIVIEDDPPMRLGCVQAIQLAGFNALGFGTAEEALKAISPGFAGVVVTDLKLPGMDGMNFVERCRDIDPDLPVIIITGHGDIAVAVEAMRNGAYDFITKPFRPEGLVDVVRRATEKRSLTLEISNLRQRLARIEGVEAKLIGRSPQMQRVRHLVAEIADASVDVLIRGETGVGKELVAQALHRLSRRRGGHFVALNCGGISEDLLDSELFGHEAGAFSGAQKRRIGKLEHANHGTLFLDELESMQMNVQVKLLRVLQDRVIERVGSNQQISIDCRIIAAAKTDLMDHVQAGTFRSDLYYRLNVVTIYLPPLRERREDIPLLLEYFMLLSASRFGRPQPKISTEQMNRLMAYSWPGNVRELRNVADCLVLGIPKEGLTAADGRAGSAGHSLTEWVNDFERNLIENELRRFGGNLTQTANALKVPKTTLHDKIRKYGLSA from the coding sequence CCGAGGAGGCGCTGAAGGCGATCAGCCCGGGCTTTGCCGGCGTCGTCGTCACCGACCTGAAGCTGCCCGGCATGGACGGCATGAACTTCGTCGAGCGCTGCCGCGACATCGACCCGGACCTGCCGGTCATCATCATCACCGGCCACGGCGACATCGCCGTCGCGGTGGAGGCGATGCGCAACGGCGCCTACGACTTCATTACCAAGCCGTTCCGGCCGGAAGGGCTGGTGGACGTGGTGCGGCGCGCCACCGAAAAGCGCTCGCTGACCCTGGAGATCTCCAATCTCAGGCAGCGCCTCGCCCGCATCGAGGGTGTCGAGGCCAAGCTGATCGGCCGCTCGCCGCAGATGCAGCGGGTCCGCCACCTCGTCGCCGAGATCGCCGACGCCTCGGTCGACGTCTTGATCCGCGGCGAGACCGGTGTCGGCAAGGAACTGGTCGCGCAGGCCCTGCACAGGTTGTCGCGCCGGCGCGGCGGCCATTTCGTCGCGCTCAACTGCGGCGGCATTTCGGAGGACCTGCTCGACAGCGAACTGTTCGGCCACGAGGCGGGGGCCTTTTCCGGCGCGCAGAAGCGCCGCATCGGCAAGCTCGAACATGCCAATCACGGCACGCTCTTCCTCGACGAGCTGGAGAGCATGCAGATGAACGTGCAGGTCAAGCTCTTGCGCGTGCTGCAGGACCGGGTGATCGAGCGGGTCGGCTCGAACCAGCAGATCTCGATCGATTGCCGCATCATCGCCGCCGCCAAGACCGATCTGATGGACCATGTCCAGGCCGGCACCTTCCGCTCGGACCTCTATTACCGGCTGAACGTCGTCACCATCTATCTGCCGCCGCTGCGCGAGCGGCGCGAGGATATCCCGCTGCTGCTCGAATATTTCATGCTTCTCTCGGCCAGCCGCTTCGGGCGGCCGCAGCCGAAGATCTCGACCGAGCAGATGAACCGGCTGATGGCCTATTCCTGGCCGGGCAATGTGCGCGAGCTGCGCAATGTCGCGGACTGCCTGGTGCTGGGCATTCCGAAGGAGGGGCTGACGGCGGCCGACGGCCGCGCCGGTTCGGCCGGACATTCGCTCACCGAATGGGTCAACGATTTCGAGCGCAACCTGATCGAGAACGAGCTGCGCCGTTTCGGCGGCAACCTGACCCAGACGGCGAATGCGCTGAAGGTGCCGAAGACGACATTGCACGACAAGATCAGGAAGTATGGACTGTCGGCCTGA